A window of Panicum virgatum strain AP13 chromosome 8K, P.virgatum_v5, whole genome shotgun sequence contains these coding sequences:
- the LOC120645424 gene encoding secreted RxLR effector protein 161-like produces MEPRLKLSKVSSAPAIDPTMYRSVVGSLRYLVNTRPDLAYSVGFISRFMENPTTEHLAVMKQVLRYVAGTLHFGCHYKRKKDPQLVGYSGSDMAGDIDMRKSTSGILFFLDDNTITWQSQKQKIVALSSCEAEYIAASTGACQGMWLARLLAELKGEEANTVTLKIDNESAIALSKNPVFHDRSKHIDIRYHFIRECVEEDRVRLQSIGTTEQLADILTKALGRAHFCEMRSRIGVVDVQHIH; encoded by the coding sequence ATGGAGCCTCGCCTGAAACTCAGTAAGGTGAGCTCGGCCCCAGCTATTGATCCCACCATGTATCGCAGTGTGGTGGGCTCCCTGCGGTACTTGGTGAACACAAGACCCGACTTGGCGTACTCAGTGGGCTTCATCAGCCGGTTCATGGAGAACCCAACCACTGAGCATCTGGCAGTCATGAAGCAGGTGCTGCGCTATGTCGCAGGCACTCTGCACTTTGGCTGCCACTACAAGAGGAAGAAGGATCCCCAGCTTGTCGGCTACAGCGGCAGCGACATGGCTGGGGACATTGACATGCGCAAGAGCACCTCaggcatcctcttcttcctcgacgACAACACCATCACCTGGCAGTCACAGAAGCAAAAGATTGTGGCGCTGTCTTCATGCGAAGCTGAGTACATTGCAGCATCGACAGGAGCATGCCAGGGGATGTGGCTGGCGCGGCTGCTCGCCGAACTCAAGGGCGAGGAGGCCAACACCGTCACCTTGAAGATCGACAACGAGTCTGCCATCGCACTCAGCAAAAATCCTGTCTTCCATGATCGCAGTAAGCATATCGACATTCGTTATCATTTCATCCGTGAATGCGTTGAGGAGGACAGGGTGAGGCTCCAGTCTATCGGGACAACGGAGCAGCTGGCGGACATTCTTACCAAAGCTCTGGGACGTGCACACTTTTGTGAGATGCGCTCCAGAATTGGTGTTGTAGATGTACAGCATATACACTAG